A stretch of the Gossypium hirsutum isolate 1008001.06 chromosome D07, Gossypium_hirsutum_v2.1, whole genome shotgun sequence genome encodes the following:
- the LOC107953922 gene encoding heavy metal-associated isoprenylated plant protein 21, translating to MGAFDYISSFCSVSSTKTSKRKPMQTVEIKVKMDCDGCERRVRNSVINMRGVKTVDINRKQSRLTVTGNVDPNRVLKRVKNTGKRAEFWPYIPQHVVYYPYASGAYDKRAPAGHVRNVAQAYPTASSNAPEEKFASLFSDDNVHACSIM from the exons ATGGGGGCTTTCGATTATATTTCGAGCTTTTGTAGTGTTAGCAGCACTAAAACAAGCAAACGCAAGCCAATGCAG ACAGTTGAAATCAAggttaaaatggactgcgatggATGTGAAAGAAGAGTGAGAAATTCTGTTATCAACATGAGAG GTGTAAAAACAGTTGACATAAACCGGAAACAAAGTCGATTAACGGTGACCGGGAATGTGGACCCGAATAGGGTGTTAAAGAGAGTGAAGAACACTGGCAAGAGAGCGGAGTTCTGGCCGTACATCCCGCAACATGTCGTGTATTATCCGTACGCATCGGGGGCGTACGACAAAAGGGCACCGGCCGGACATGTTCGGAACGTTGCGCAAGCTTACCCGACAGCTTCTTCCAATGCACCTGAAGAGAAATTCGCATCCTTATTCAGCGATGATAATGTTCATGCATGTTCAATCATGTAg